In Devosia litorisediminis, one genomic interval encodes:
- a CDS encoding TRAP transporter small permease: MNEDKQQTEAGRADGAPEPILFEDQEVSIADLRWIDAPGILVFWVLAIVVFLQFFTRYVLNDSLAWTEEAARYLLVLLCFLGSISVVRRGSHIMLEFVIRKMPPRISKAMAVTAEAITLGFFASMTWIGYELILKTKQKMVTVPIPKAWIYTVCVVALGLMTVYSAIWLWRKWHSTPAQIIANFDASLNTD; encoded by the coding sequence TTGAACGAGGACAAACAACAAACCGAGGCTGGGCGCGCTGATGGCGCGCCCGAGCCGATCCTGTTTGAAGACCAGGAAGTCTCCATCGCCGATCTGCGCTGGATCGATGCCCCCGGCATCCTGGTCTTTTGGGTCCTGGCCATCGTGGTGTTTCTACAATTCTTCACCCGCTATGTGCTCAATGACTCGCTGGCCTGGACCGAAGAAGCCGCACGCTATCTGTTGGTGCTGCTGTGTTTTTTGGGCTCCATAAGTGTCGTCCGGCGCGGCTCGCACATCATGCTTGAGTTCGTGATCCGAAAGATGCCGCCCCGCATTTCCAAAGCCATGGCCGTGACCGCCGAGGCGATTACACTGGGCTTTTTCGCCAGCATGACCTGGATCGGCTATGAGCTGATCCTCAAGACCAAGCAGAAAATGGTTACGGTGCCCATTCCCAAGGCCTGGATCTACACCGTCTGCGTGGTCGCGCTGGGCCTGATGACGGTCTATTCGGCGATCTGGCTCTGGCGCAAATGGCACAGCACGCCTGCGCAGATCATCGCCAATTTTGATGCTTCCCTGAACACCGACTGA
- a CDS encoding TRAP transporter large permease, with translation MTILMMILMLFVLMLVGVPVAVSLALSSLVFVTFNGLPPMIVLANMVNGINSFPLIAVPFFILAGNLMNSAGITSRIFAFARATVGWMHGGLGHVNVGASVIFAGMSGAAVADAGGLGNIEIKAMRDAGYDTDFAVGITAASSTIGPIIPPSLPLVIYGVMADTSIGQLFAAGLVPGLLMAISLMLMVAWFARRRNYPRDARFNLGRFGNSLLHAIMPLMTPVIIIGGIIGGLFTPTEAAIGAVAYAMFLGVVVYRTLDFKTIMRVSMDTVETTAAIMLIVAASTIFAWILTANQVALNFSQGLLAVTDNKVLLLLLITLIVLVIGCFMETIAAITILTPVLLPVAVSLGIDPVHFGIIMILNLMIGLLTPPVGMVLYVLSKVANVPFERCVTATAPFLIPLVTVLLLLTFVPEITMWLPTLLYR, from the coding sequence ATGACCATCCTGATGATGATCCTGATGCTGTTCGTGCTGATGCTGGTGGGTGTGCCGGTGGCTGTTTCGCTGGCCCTGTCGTCGCTGGTATTTGTGACCTTTAACGGCCTGCCGCCGATGATCGTGCTGGCCAATATGGTCAATGGTATCAACTCGTTTCCGCTGATCGCGGTGCCGTTCTTTATTCTGGCGGGCAATCTGATGAACAGCGCGGGGATCACCTCGCGCATCTTTGCCTTTGCCCGCGCGACCGTGGGCTGGATGCATGGCGGTCTGGGCCACGTCAATGTCGGCGCCAGCGTGATTTTTGCGGGCATGTCTGGGGCGGCTGTGGCCGATGCCGGCGGGCTGGGCAATATCGAAATCAAGGCCATGCGCGACGCCGGCTATGACACCGATTTTGCCGTGGGTATCACTGCGGCCTCATCGACCATCGGCCCGATCATCCCGCCCTCGCTGCCCCTGGTGATCTATGGCGTGATGGCGGATACCTCAATCGGCCAGCTGTTTGCTGCCGGACTGGTGCCGGGTCTGCTGATGGCCATTTCGCTGATGCTGATGGTGGCCTGGTTCGCCCGCCGCCGGAATTATCCGCGCGATGCGCGCTTCAACCTGGGCCGCTTCGGCAATAGCCTGCTGCATGCCATCATGCCGTTGATGACGCCCGTGATCATTATCGGCGGTATTATTGGTGGTCTGTTCACCCCGACCGAAGCCGCTATCGGGGCCGTGGCCTATGCCATGTTCCTGGGCGTGGTGGTGTATCGAACGCTGGATTTCAAAACGATCATGCGGGTGTCCATGGATACGGTGGAAACCACCGCGGCCATCATGCTGATCGTGGCGGCATCGACCATTTTTGCCTGGATACTGACCGCCAATCAGGTGGCCCTGAACTTTTCGCAGGGGCTGCTGGCGGTGACTGACAACAAGGTCTTGCTGCTGCTGTTGATCACGTTGATCGTGCTGGTCATTGGCTGCTTTATGGAGACCATCGCCGCCATCACCATTCTCACCCCGGTGCTGCTGCCGGTGGCGGTCAGCCTGGGCATCGATCCGGTACATTTCGGCATTATCATGATCCTGAACCTGATGATCGGCCTTTTGACGCCCCCGGTGGGCATGGTGCTCTATGTGCTCTCAAAAGTGGCCAACGTGCCGTTTGAGCGCTGCGTGACGGCGACGGCGCCATTTCTGATCCCGCTGGTCACTGTGCTGTTGCTGCTGACCTTCGTGCCCGAGATCACCATGTGGCTACCCACGCTGTTGTATCGCTGA
- a CDS encoding PAS domain S-box protein codes for MQQNATHKATGARPARWSIGPKFISLKNKIIALTCVTALLSAVVVGGVGYYRIEKIVLDTAVQKLAGETRLMAQRFKFSYDQMKSDAQVLSQTPPIKGILRSVDNDGLDPLDGSTQEAWSARLGSIFASMMAARPHYVQLRYIGVADFGRELVRVNRLPAGLEYVKAPDLQQKAMEPYFIAGVQTPSKTVHFSEVSYNRERGSLDVSLVPTVRTVLPVFGPEGAVFGMIVINANYAEMLRPALLEIAPQDNTFVVNSAGDYLEHKKDGTIGKFEFHDAYSVSPPSFITEISQTNANEKLFTTDNAVSYFVRLNIDPQNPEAFLGVVSRVPYDELMAAAIDTRTVSLVSGALLILGCLVASLVVARWFTEPLKRMTAEIKHSAGHHTLENLPLDRGDEIGDLARAFDQKARDLATNEAKLTAIVDNTVDGLITIDARGHVETFNRACEDIFGYEAEEVIGRNVKMLMPAPYHDEHDGYLKNYHGTGERKVIGIGREVEGRRKDGSIFPLDLSVSQVNIGDRTIYSGIVRDISERKQMERMKDEFISTVNHELRTPLTSIQGSLGLLMAMPGKATDERTRKLLQLSYDNCQRLSRLVNDILDMEKIAAGKLEYQLEVVEVCQLVADIVERQQSFAEKHDVSFAVDFAVPKVFVNLDQDRFDQALVNLLSNAAKFSAPGDSVEIGVAMDAAANVIISVRDYGPGIPEAFRSKIFGKFAQADGSASRVNEGSGLGLNITKKIIEAFDGVVEYQTEEGVGTVFTFVLPACPPQKMRA; via the coding sequence ATGCAGCAAAACGCGACGCACAAAGCCACGGGAGCTCGGCCGGCGCGCTGGTCCATCGGACCCAAGTTCATCTCGCTCAAGAACAAGATCATCGCACTGACCTGCGTCACGGCTTTGCTCAGCGCTGTGGTGGTGGGGGGCGTCGGCTATTATCGCATCGAGAAGATTGTGCTCGATACAGCGGTGCAGAAGCTGGCGGGCGAAACCCGGCTGATGGCGCAGCGGTTCAAGTTCTCTTACGACCAGATGAAGAGCGACGCTCAGGTCCTGTCGCAGACGCCACCGATCAAGGGTATTCTGCGTAGCGTCGACAATGACGGGCTGGATCCACTGGATGGCTCGACGCAAGAGGCGTGGAGCGCCCGTCTGGGAAGCATATTTGCGTCGATGATGGCGGCGCGACCGCACTATGTTCAACTGCGCTATATCGGTGTTGCTGATTTCGGCCGCGAACTCGTACGCGTCAATCGCCTGCCGGCGGGATTGGAATATGTAAAGGCACCAGACCTGCAGCAAAAGGCGATGGAACCCTATTTCATTGCTGGGGTGCAAACTCCGAGCAAAACGGTGCACTTTTCCGAGGTCAGCTATAACCGCGAGCGGGGCTCGCTGGATGTGTCGCTGGTGCCGACGGTAAGGACCGTATTGCCGGTCTTCGGACCCGAAGGCGCGGTCTTCGGGATGATCGTGATCAATGCCAATTACGCTGAAATGCTGCGTCCTGCGCTGCTAGAGATCGCCCCGCAGGACAATACCTTCGTGGTCAATAGCGCGGGTGACTATCTCGAGCACAAGAAGGACGGCACGATTGGCAAGTTCGAGTTCCACGATGCCTATTCGGTGTCACCGCCCAGCTTTATTACCGAAATTTCGCAGACCAACGCGAATGAGAAGCTGTTCACCACCGATAACGCTGTTTCCTATTTTGTTCGGTTGAACATAGATCCGCAAAATCCCGAGGCGTTTCTAGGGGTTGTGTCGCGAGTGCCATATGACGAGTTGATGGCGGCCGCGATCGATACGCGTACGGTGAGCCTGGTGTCAGGAGCTCTGCTGATCCTGGGGTGCCTGGTCGCTTCGCTGGTGGTGGCGCGCTGGTTTACCGAACCACTGAAAAGAATGACGGCTGAGATCAAGCATTCGGCGGGACACCATACGCTGGAGAACCTGCCACTGGATCGCGGCGACGAGATTGGCGATCTGGCGCGGGCGTTTGACCAGAAGGCGCGCGATCTGGCGACCAATGAAGCCAAGCTGACGGCTATCGTCGACAATACCGTGGATGGTCTGATCACCATTGATGCGCGTGGACATGTCGAAACCTTCAATCGGGCCTGCGAGGACATCTTCGGCTATGAGGCCGAGGAGGTCATTGGTCGCAACGTCAAGATGCTGATGCCGGCGCCCTATCACGACGAGCATGACGGCTATCTCAAGAATTATCACGGCACTGGCGAGCGCAAGGTGATCGGTATCGGACGCGAGGTGGAAGGGCGGCGCAAGGACGGCAGCATTTTCCCGCTCGATCTTTCGGTGAGCCAAGTCAATATTGGTGACCGCACCATCTATAGCGGTATCGTGCGCGACATTTCCGAGCGCAAGCAGATGGAGAGAATGAAGGATGAATTCATCTCCACCGTCAATCACGAGCTGCGCACGCCACTGACATCGATCCAGGGATCGCTGGGGCTGCTGATGGCCATGCCCGGCAAGGCCACCGATGAACGGACCCGGAAGCTGCTGCAATTGTCGTATGACAATTGCCAGCGACTGTCCCGGCTGGTCAACGACATCCTGGATATGGAGAAGATCGCGGCTGGCAAGTTGGAGTATCAGCTCGAAGTGGTTGAGGTTTGCCAGCTGGTTGCCGATATCGTGGAGCGGCAGCAATCATTCGCCGAGAAGCATGATGTCAGCTTCGCGGTGGACTTCGCGGTGCCCAAGGTATTCGTCAATCTGGACCAGGATCGGTTCGATCAGGCGCTGGTCAATCTGCTTTCCAACGCTGCCAAATTCTCGGCGCCAGGCGATAGTGTCGAGATCGGGGTGGCCATGGACGCCGCCGCAAACGTGATCATTTCAGTGCGCGATTATGGGCCGGGGATACCCGAAGCGTTTCGCAGCAAGATCTTTGGCAAATTCGCGCAGGCCGATGGCTCGGCAAGCCGGGTCAATGAAGGCAGCGGCTTGGGTCTGAACATCACCAAAAAGATCATCGAGGCCTTTGACGGGGTCGTCGAATACCAGACCGAAGAAGGGGTGGGCACAGTGTTCACCTTCGTGCTGCCGGCCTGTCCGCCCCAAAAAATGAGAGCCTGA
- a CDS encoding response regulator — translation MSETLTKLLYVEDDDSIAQVVVITLEELGGFTVKHCDSGAKAIDSVVAYAPQLILMDVMMPRMSGPETLEQFSQMPAARDIPVIFMTAKAQTHEQEAYRALGAIGVIVKPFDPMTLSDQIVALWQAHRAG, via the coding sequence GTGTCCGAGACGCTCACAAAGCTGCTCTATGTTGAAGACGATGACAGCATTGCTCAGGTGGTGGTGATTACGCTTGAGGAACTCGGGGGCTTTACGGTCAAGCACTGCGATAGCGGAGCCAAGGCGATCGACAGTGTTGTCGCCTACGCACCGCAACTGATCCTGATGGATGTAATGATGCCGCGGATGAGCGGGCCGGAAACTCTCGAACAGTTCAGCCAGATGCCCGCTGCCAGGGACATCCCGGTGATCTTCATGACGGCCAAGGCGCAGACCCATGAGCAGGAGGCCTATCGCGCGCTGGGCGCAATAGGGGTGATCGTCAAGCCGTTCGATCCGATGACCCTGTCAGATCAGATCGTGGCGCTGTGGCAGGCCCACAGAGCGGGCTGA
- a CDS encoding cytochrome b, producing the protein MVKHVSNYSKAQIALHWVVVLGVIFQIAFHEFIVEAMQAFERGESVGTLGMVMAYAHVASGSLIFLAVVTRIVLRIRRGVPDHAPGTPALAARLSSLMHNGLYAVLLAMAVTGGMTFNAVADLGRVHWALNIALVVMIAGHVAAALWNQYVRKDGTLARMIPARNKFGS; encoded by the coding sequence ATGGTCAAGCACGTGTCGAACTACTCCAAGGCCCAGATTGCGCTCCACTGGGTCGTCGTTCTCGGCGTGATCTTCCAGATTGCTTTTCACGAATTCATCGTTGAGGCCATGCAGGCCTTCGAGCGCGGTGAAAGCGTCGGCACACTGGGTATGGTGATGGCCTATGCCCATGTGGCCTCGGGCAGCCTGATCTTTCTGGCTGTCGTCACGCGCATTGTACTGCGTATCCGCCGCGGCGTTCCTGATCATGCGCCCGGCACCCCCGCCCTGGCCGCCCGCCTGTCCAGTCTGATGCACAATGGCCTTTATGCCGTGCTGCTGGCCATGGCTGTCACTGGCGGCATGACTTTCAACGCCGTGGCTGATCTTGGCCGGGTGCACTGGGCGCTCAACATTGCTCTGGTCGTCATGATTGCTGGCCATGTGGCGGCAGCCCTGTGGAATCAGTATGTCCGCAAGGACGGCACCCTGGCCCGCATGATCCCGGCGCGGAACAAGTTCGGGTCCTGA
- a CDS encoding VOC family protein, translating to MQTAALDLARQTQGAPELFSYGAIELQVTNLDRATTFWTDNLGLVVRDQHDGVALGTQQQTLVVLRAGAQIPAQGGHTGLYHVAIGVPDQGEFSRLLTRLLYRRVRISLVDHLMSKAIYLQDPDGIGIEIAFETPERFGRFGTSTNKFELFDAYGNPHSAREPLHAGHELSLRKGDIDRPIADDATIAHLHFTVADLQAAIEFYAGLGFAPNLHLPQMGLADLGAGGSYTHRIALNTWQGTDIPPAPTNSARLTGYTLRAVEPRLVAQAATLSGADILPDGIQMIDPSGTSFTIVTAP from the coding sequence ATGCAGACCGCAGCGCTCGACCTCGCCCGCCAGACCCAAGGTGCTCCTGAGCTTTTCAGCTATGGCGCCATTGAACTACAGGTCACCAATCTGGACCGCGCCACGACCTTCTGGACCGACAATCTGGGTCTTGTAGTACGTGACCAGCATGACGGCGTCGCGCTGGGCACCCAGCAGCAAACCCTGGTCGTGCTGCGCGCGGGTGCCCAAATCCCGGCGCAAGGCGGCCATACCGGCCTCTATCATGTGGCCATCGGCGTCCCTGATCAGGGTGAGTTCTCGCGGCTCCTGACCCGCCTGCTCTACCGGCGCGTGCGCATATCGCTGGTCGACCACCTGATGTCCAAGGCCATCTATTTGCAGGATCCCGATGGGATCGGCATCGAAATCGCCTTTGAAACCCCCGAGCGCTTTGGCCGCTTTGGAACCTCGACCAATAAATTCGAGCTCTTTGATGCGTACGGCAATCCCCACTCGGCGCGTGAACCGCTCCATGCCGGGCACGAACTGAGCCTACGCAAAGGCGACATCGACCGACCCATTGCCGACGACGCTACCATTGCCCACCTGCATTTCACCGTGGCCGATCTTCAGGCCGCCATCGAGTTCTACGCCGGGCTGGGCTTTGCGCCCAATCTCCATCTGCCCCAGATGGGTCTCGCCGATCTGGGCGCGGGCGGCAGTTATACCCACCGCATCGCCCTCAATACCTGGCAGGGTACCGACATTCCCCCGGCGCCCACCAATTCGGCACGCCTGACTGGCTACACGCTACGCGCCGTCGAGCCGCGTCTGGTGGCGCAGGCCGCCACGCTCTCTGGTGCCGACATTCTTCCTGACGGCATCCAGATGATCGACCCGAGCGGCACTTCTTTTACGATCGTAACTGCCCCATAG
- a CDS encoding DoxX family protein, which translates to MTFENTVSASNGRGWTIGLWVGQIALAGMFGMSGYMHAFTPIEALAQMGMGWTLDAPLALVRFIGFAELAGAIGVLLPALTRILPLLTPLAALGFSVIQALAIGVHLTRGEFSVVPMNLVLLAIALFVAWGRTRKAPIAPRA; encoded by the coding sequence ATGACTTTCGAAAACACTGTATCAGCCTCGAATGGCCGCGGTTGGACTATTGGCCTTTGGGTTGGCCAGATTGCCTTGGCAGGCATGTTTGGCATGTCGGGCTACATGCACGCCTTCACCCCCATCGAGGCCCTTGCCCAGATGGGCATGGGCTGGACCCTCGATGCCCCTCTCGCCCTCGTCCGCTTTATCGGCTTTGCCGAACTGGCTGGCGCCATCGGCGTCCTCCTGCCAGCGCTCACCCGCATATTGCCACTGCTGACACCGCTGGCAGCCCTTGGTTTCAGCGTCATTCAGGCACTCGCAATTGGCGTTCATCTGACCCGCGGCGAATTCTCGGTTGTGCCGATGAACCTGGTGCTGCTGGCCATTGCCCTGTTTGTTGCCTGGGGCCGCACCCGCAAGGCGCCAATCGCACCACGCGCCTGA
- a CDS encoding LysR family transcriptional regulator, whose product MDTLTSLRVFVAVADLRSFSAASARLEMSAAMTSKHVQALERRVGARLLNRNSRNVGLTEAGVTYLASVRVMLDGLDDVEARIGDATVVPRGDLKISLPVWMANARFVAALAEYQRTYTEVVLDLDLEGRMVNMVEEGFDLALRGARMLDEGLIARKLTDIGFHLVASSELLERVGRPEKLQDLVGMPLLAYGPVAGSGLVPFEQNGETVEVRFVPVMRSANETMLLEAARAGMGFAISPDLMIDQDLKQGSLERVLPEQVRLTGPLYAVYPNRSYLPAKVRTFLDHMVAKGVFA is encoded by the coding sequence ATGGACACGTTGACCAGCCTGCGGGTGTTCGTGGCTGTCGCCGATTTACGAAGTTTTTCGGCAGCTTCGGCGCGCCTGGAGATGTCCGCGGCGATGACCAGCAAGCATGTGCAAGCGCTGGAGCGCCGGGTGGGCGCACGACTGCTCAATCGCAACAGCCGCAATGTGGGGCTGACCGAAGCCGGGGTCACCTATCTGGCCAGCGTGCGGGTCATGCTGGATGGGCTGGATGATGTGGAGGCGCGGATCGGTGATGCGACGGTGGTGCCGCGGGGTGATTTGAAGATCAGCCTGCCGGTGTGGATGGCCAATGCGCGGTTCGTGGCTGCACTGGCGGAATATCAGCGCACCTATACTGAGGTCGTGCTCGACCTCGATCTGGAAGGGCGCATGGTTAATATGGTCGAAGAAGGGTTCGATCTGGCCCTGCGCGGTGCCCGTATGCTGGATGAGGGTCTGATTGCGCGCAAGCTGACCGATATTGGCTTCCATCTCGTCGCCAGTTCGGAATTGCTCGAGCGCGTCGGGCGGCCTGAAAAGCTGCAGGATTTGGTGGGCATGCCGTTATTGGCCTACGGCCCGGTGGCAGGTTCGGGTCTGGTGCCGTTCGAACAGAACGGAGAAACGGTCGAGGTGCGGTTTGTACCGGTCATGCGCAGTGCCAATGAGACCATGCTGCTGGAGGCTGCGCGGGCGGGCATGGGCTTTGCCATCTCACCGGACCTGATGATCGACCAGGACCTGAAACAGGGCTCGCTGGAGCGAGTGTTGCCCGAGCAGGTCCGGCTGACCGGGCCGCTTTATGCGGTCTATCCCAATCGCAGCTATCTACCGGCCAAGGTGCGCACTTTCCTTGATCACATGGTGGCCAAGGGCGTGTTCGCCTAG
- a CDS encoding YHYH protein yields MRTTQPLACRGAVAVLAMLTLTTGMGSASGHEEITNALLTERSANCLGYANTYSAQATDIQNRQTFDAAIEIMANETTCTIASNAVPNHDFNATGRFATRFSTQNQTYTIPANPAAAASPTPLSLMYDNAVFLNGVKLDLLAAGCFGVGDGNIGCNDIKAPYRYDPMGGSSNFGADEHNAHTQPDGTYHYHGNPMALFEQDNPTQASPVIGFSADGFPIFGSYISDNGTIRAATTSYRLKTGERSGGPGGTHDGTFIDDWEYVEGLGDLDACNGMVQDGVYGYVVTQTYPHVLGCFTGTPDASFRKRRR; encoded by the coding sequence ATGCGCACAACTCAGCCCCTTGCCTGTCGCGGCGCCGTCGCAGTACTGGCGATGCTGACCCTGACAACAGGCATGGGAAGTGCGTCGGGGCATGAAGAGATCACCAATGCGCTCTTGACCGAGCGATCGGCCAATTGTCTGGGTTACGCCAATACCTATTCGGCACAGGCCACCGACATACAGAATAGACAGACCTTCGACGCTGCCATCGAGATCATGGCTAACGAAACCACCTGCACCATCGCCTCCAATGCCGTGCCCAACCACGATTTTAACGCTACGGGCCGCTTCGCCACACGTTTCAGCACGCAGAACCAGACCTACACCATCCCCGCCAATCCTGCTGCGGCCGCCAGTCCCACACCGCTCAGCCTGATGTACGACAACGCGGTCTTCCTCAACGGGGTCAAGCTCGACCTGCTCGCCGCCGGATGCTTTGGCGTCGGCGATGGCAATATCGGCTGCAACGACATCAAAGCGCCCTATCGCTACGATCCGATGGGCGGCTCCAGCAATTTCGGCGCCGACGAACACAATGCCCACACCCAACCCGATGGCACTTACCATTATCACGGCAACCCCATGGCCCTGTTCGAGCAGGACAACCCAACCCAGGCCTCGCCGGTAATCGGCTTTTCTGCCGACGGCTTTCCCATTTTCGGCAGCTACATCAGCGACAATGGCACCATCCGCGCTGCTACCACCAGCTACCGCCTCAAGACCGGAGAACGTAGCGGCGGCCCCGGCGGCACCCATGACGGCACCTTCATTGACGATTGGGAATATGTCGAAGGCCTTGGCGATCTGGATGCCTGCAACGGCATGGTTCAGGACGGTGTCTATGGCTATGTGGTCACCCAGACCTATCCGCATGTCCTCGGCTGCTTCACCGGCACCCCCGACGCCTCCTTCCGCAAACGCCGTCGCTGA
- a CDS encoding NAD(P)-dependent oxidoreductase, producing MANIAFLGLGAMGTRMAANLLDAGHAVTVWNRTAARCAPLAEKGANISATPHDAARGAEFVLTMLRDDAASAQVWTDPQTGVFAGMDKSALAIECSTLSLEHLRHLADVATRHGLQFMDAPVAGSRPQAEAGSLIFFAGGTDEALARAKPILSAMGGTIHPAGPDGAAMAIKLAVNTLYATQTAVMAELVSMLPRQGLDAASCLAIIGATPACSPAARVAGELMLKGDTPPLFPVELVEKDLGYAVSAAGGPAHAPVSEQVRARFAAAIQQGLAHEQLTAVIKTLPDG from the coding sequence ATGGCCAATATTGCTTTTCTTGGCCTTGGCGCCATGGGCACGCGCATGGCCGCGAACCTCCTCGACGCGGGGCACGCGGTCACGGTCTGGAACAGGACCGCTGCCCGTTGCGCGCCTTTGGCCGAAAAGGGTGCCAATATTTCGGCCACCCCACACGACGCTGCTCGGGGCGCGGAATTTGTGCTCACCATGTTGCGCGACGACGCAGCCTCGGCGCAAGTGTGGACAGATCCTCAAACCGGCGTCTTTGCCGGCATGGACAAGTCTGCGCTGGCCATTGAGTGCTCTACGCTCAGCCTTGAGCACCTCCGCCATCTGGCAGATGTGGCAACCAGGCATGGTCTGCAGTTCATGGACGCCCCTGTGGCCGGTTCGCGCCCTCAGGCCGAAGCGGGCAGTCTCATTTTCTTTGCCGGCGGCACCGATGAAGCTCTGGCGCGGGCAAAGCCAATTCTGTCCGCCATGGGCGGCACCATTCACCCCGCCGGTCCCGACGGCGCTGCTATGGCCATAAAGCTTGCCGTCAATACGCTCTACGCCACCCAGACTGCTGTCATGGCCGAACTGGTCAGCATGCTGCCCCGCCAGGGCCTCGATGCGGCTAGTTGTCTTGCCATCATAGGCGCCACCCCCGCCTGCTCTCCTGCAGCCCGCGTCGCTGGCGAACTCATGCTCAAGGGCGATACACCACCGCTCTTTCCAGTCGAACTGGTCGAAAAGGACCTCGGCTATGCCGTCAGCGCGGCCGGTGGACCTGCTCACGCCCCGGTATCCGAACAGGTCCGCGCCCGCTTCGCTGCCGCTATCCAGCAGGGCCTCGCCCACGAACAACTGACCGCCGTCATCAAGACCCTGCCCGACGGCTGA
- a CDS encoding glutathione S-transferase family protein translates to MLKLFYHNTPNPTKVALLLEELAHPYEVVATDIWDGAQHTPEFRRINPNGKVPAIIEGDVVIFDSTAILLWLADRAEQFNGDARSRPQMLSWLMFVASGLGPFCGQAFHFLNIHTDSAYATNRYARELERHFSVLDKHLTLTPWLAGSDYTIADMAAWGWVDFAVRNGLVYGEDGGHRWPALTRWCATINARPAADRARHAGDHLSVKQAFDEDTMRALFPQNYAEAL, encoded by the coding sequence ATGCTCAAGCTATTTTATCACAACACACCAAACCCGACGAAAGTCGCCCTGCTCCTCGAAGAACTCGCACACCCCTATGAGGTGGTCGCCACCGACATCTGGGATGGCGCCCAGCACACACCCGAGTTTCGCCGCATCAACCCCAATGGCAAAGTCCCGGCCATTATTGAGGGTGACGTGGTCATCTTTGATTCAACGGCCATACTGCTCTGGCTGGCTGACCGGGCGGAGCAGTTCAACGGCGACGCCAGGTCACGCCCCCAAATGCTCTCCTGGCTGATGTTTGTCGCGTCGGGCCTGGGCCCGTTTTGTGGTCAGGCATTTCATTTCCTCAACATTCACACCGACAGCGCTTACGCCACCAACCGCTACGCGCGCGAACTGGAACGCCATTTCTCCGTGCTGGACAAGCACCTGACACTGACCCCGTGGCTAGCCGGGTCTGACTACACAATCGCTGACATGGCGGCCTGGGGTTGGGTCGATTTTGCCGTGCGTAATGGCTTGGTATATGGGGAAGATGGCGGGCATCGTTGGCCCGCCTTGACCCGCTGGTGCGCAACCATCAACGCGCGCCCAGCCGCCGACAGAGCTCGGCACGCTGGTGATCATCTCAGTGTCAAACAGGCTTTCGATGAGGACACCATGCGCGCCTTGTTCCCGCAGAATTATGCGGAGGCACTTTGA
- a CDS encoding LysR family transcriptional regulator, whose product MNDRLLALRVFCRVARLGSFSQAGRALNLSQSSTSRIVSELERELGVTLLTRTTRAVALTEAGADYLERAERILDAMEEADHAVRGDGRLTGRLRIGLSSSFGLRKVVPRLAEFMARHETLTVDLAVSDSHQDLVSEGIDIAFRLGALVDSTTLVRKLGETPRILAASPDYLASRPTIVTPHDLAAHELIVGPGVVPQELNFQCGGERITIRASGRTTCIANEGATAAARAGLGITVSSIWGVEAEIASGQLVQVLAGWHVGNVALHAVFPPGRQPRPAARALADLFVGQRL is encoded by the coding sequence ATGAATGACCGACTGCTGGCGTTGCGCGTGTTCTGCCGCGTCGCCCGTCTGGGAAGCTTTTCGCAGGCGGGTCGTGCTTTGAATCTGTCGCAGTCATCGACATCGCGGATCGTGTCGGAACTGGAGCGTGAGCTGGGCGTGACGCTACTAACGCGCACGACGCGGGCGGTTGCGTTGACTGAAGCGGGTGCCGACTATCTGGAACGGGCAGAGCGCATCCTGGATGCGATGGAGGAGGCCGACCATGCTGTGCGGGGCGATGGGCGGCTGACCGGGCGGCTGCGTATCGGACTGTCGAGCAGCTTTGGTCTGCGCAAGGTGGTGCCGAGACTGGCTGAATTCATGGCGCGCCATGAAACACTGACAGTAGATCTGGCTGTTTCGGACAGCCATCAGGACCTGGTCAGCGAGGGGATCGACATTGCGTTTCGCCTGGGCGCGCTGGTCGACAGCACTACGCTGGTTCGCAAACTGGGCGAGACGCCGCGCATTCTGGCGGCCTCGCCGGACTATCTTGCGTCCCGTCCGACGATTGTCACGCCGCATGATCTGGCAGCGCATGAATTGATCGTGGGGCCGGGCGTCGTGCCGCAGGAGCTGAACTTTCAGTGCGGTGGCGAGAGAATAACCATCCGTGCTTCGGGCCGTACGACCTGCATCGCCAATGAAGGCGCGACTGCCGCGGCACGAGCCGGGCTGGGGATAACCGTATCCTCTATCTGGGGTGTTGAGGCCGAGATCGCGAGCGGACAACTGGTGCAGGTGCTGGCGGGATGGCACGTGGGCAATGTCGCGCTGCATGCGGTGTTTCCTCCCGGGCGCCAACCCAGACCGGCGGCACGAGCGCTTGCCGATCTGTTCGTCGGGCAGCGCCTCTAG